A region of the Oenanthe melanoleuca isolate GR-GAL-2019-014 chromosome 14, OMel1.0, whole genome shotgun sequence genome:
AGTTTCACAACTCTCAGGTGATGAAAGGAGCTGTAGTCATGGTTTTGCTGTCAGTAGGGGGAGagggctgtgacacagcagggaaggCACTGTGTGGGAGTAAAGCATCTCTGCTTAACCTGTTGGTGCCCTGCTGTTTCAGAGAGATCCTCCTAACTCTAAAGCAAGGCTGGGAGGTTTAAGCACGAAGAGACAGAAATGGAATTGCTGTTGAGcacactgtgctgtgccagtgctcagctgtgttCTCCTGCCCAGAGATGCTGTACCTGTCACAGTCCAGGACGCTGCTCACCCTGTGAGCGATGGTCAGCACGGTGCTGGCTCTGAACTGAGCCCTCAGCATGGACTGAATCTGGACATCAGTGTCTAaatccactgctgctgtggcctCATCCAGAATGAGGATCTTGGCTTTTCTCAGGAGTGCTCTGGCAAGGCAAACCAGCTGTTTCTGACCAGTGCTGCAAGTAGGAAGAGGGATGGTAAACTGAGGCCAGTAGTCACTTTTCCTTGGGGTCAGAACAGATGATACATTTGAAATCTATAATGGAAAGGTGGCTGTTCCCTTTCTCTGAAAGGGTGATTGAGGCTGGTGGCCCTGCAGGTAGGTAACAACATGAAACAGCCtaaggaagggaagggaaggtaTTGCTGTGGCACCCAGAAGAGCTGCACTTGGAACAAATGGCAGGGTTTCAACTACTGCACAAATGCAAACCACCACCATGACTAAGTCTGAAAGGTCTTCCTTCGTGTCTTATGATTTGATTTCATACTGCTAAACAGGATAGTAATGCAGCAGTTTGCAGTATGGAcatcattaattaatttttaattttttttttaaggaattggCCTCCTCATCCAACCAGGAGAACCAGTTCTCCTAGgccaggggctggcactgccctgccactgTCTTTCTGCAGATAAAGGTACCTTAGGTTTTCCCCTTGGTCAGTGCACTCAtattccagctgctctggcagatCTGCAACAAAGTTCTTGAGCTGAGTAAGTTCCAAAGCTGTCCAGATGTCTGCATCAGTGTATTGGTTTAATGGGTCGAGATTCATTCTTAGGgagccagaaaacaaaactggatCCTGAGCACAGAGACAGTACAAACAACTCctgaaattaattataaaaatgagCTCTGGGTCCTGCCTGCTGGGTGAGAATATGTTTAATGGCAGATAAACATGGTATAGAGGTTATTTCCAACTTGGAAATTGCTGAATGTCCCTTCTCTCCCAGAATCTTTATAAACCCTTCCCAGGTGTTCAAGACCCTGCTCAAGGATTTTGGGAGTGGGTTTCATACCTGGGGAATGACAGTGATCTTGGTTCTGAGGTCGTGGAGGCCTAGCTGGGCAATATCCTGTCCATCAATTAGGATGGCTCCTTCTGCAGCCTCCACCAATCtcagcagccccactgccaggctggatttcccagctcctgttctGCCAGTTATGCCAATCTGCAAAGTGCAAGGGAAGGACTTTGGTTTTGATGTTGATTGTTTTCTCACAGCTGCACAAACGTGTCATGTAGTTCCTCTTGGCCTTTTGATGAGAGACAGCTTTGCACAGACCAGATCCTTGGGGTTATTTGTGATTCACAGTCTGGCACTACTTTCTTAAATGGAAGCATTTATAGTTTGTAATTGTTTTGAATGAAAAGGAATCACAAAAGCCTTTGGGAAGAATAATTACAAGAGTTAACAGTTGAAACAGGGCCTTCATTTGGAACTAGACTGAAAAAAGGGATTCCTGTGCTGTAATAAGCTGGACAAGGTGTGCAGTGTGGGAGACAggctcctgctgtcctgcagctgccaggctgcagtagctggtgcaggcagggctgtgtccctggctctggtcagtgctcagcactgctcacatGCTGAAGGAGGGGTTTTTACCTTCTCTTGCCCGTTGATGCTCACAGTGACACCCCTCAGTGCTAACTCCAAACCTGGCCTGTAGCACAGGCTGTAGTTTCTGAATTCAATCCTTCCCTCAGTGGGCCAAACCTGCCCTTGAAGTTTGCTCTTCAGAGTCCCAGGTGCCTGGAGAGATGGaagcaaacagcagagctgaaggcTGATTTCAAGGCTGATGTGAATTACCCAATCAAGTGCAATACTGGAATGGGAAGTTCATGAAGAcatctgtgccagctgcccccCAGTCTCTGCTGTTTCCAAACCAGGAAAAGGCCTCTAACTTTTATACTGAAGATGTTGGCTTTTTACTTTATCTGAAGGTGCCAGTCAGattttctttactgaaaatGGGGATGAATGTTTGCTTGCATGTCAGAGTTCTGACATTGAGTAGTTCAATAACAAAAATTTATATGCCTCTATAAACAGGACTGTGAAAGCCTCCTCTCTCAGGGCAGCATatggaaatacaattttaatgATTACAGAACAAAAATTACTGCACTGGAGACCTTTAGCAGCTAGAAGGCTATCTAGGAGCCATTAGTCATCAGAGAGTTGCATCTGAAGTCACATAATAAATACTCCAAATATGGGCAGGAAATGTCTCATTCCATGAGTGTTAACAAGTGAAGCTATTTTAATGGCAATCCAGTGCATAACTGTCTGAAGGAAATCATGATCAGAGGTTATAAAACAAATCTAGTTAGTTGGATAAAACTCAAATACTGCAGTTCTTTAAAGGAAACATGACTGGCCTTTTAGAAGGGGAAAAGCAGGGGAACAGAAGAGTTACTAATTGAGTTTGCAGAGATGCTCAGCCCCTCCTAGTAAGGTCAATAGTGGATCAGCTACCTCCTTAGGAGTCCTCAGGTACTCTCTGACTCTCTCCACAGAGACAATGTTGTTCTCTACTTCTGTCCAGGAGCGAACCATCCAGTTCAGAACACCAGTTATCTGCACATTGGAAAGGAAGCACTGGGGCAGGTCAAatcagccctgagctgtgctcaggagTTACCTGTCTTACTGTTTATTTCTAAAGATCTCCTCATCAGCTAATTATATCAGATATTAGATTACATCAGAAAACCTTAAAATGCTAAAGTGAAAGCCAGGTCCTGCCAGAGACTCTTCAACATGTTTATAGAGAATGAAATGCTACTGATTTGGGTGCTAAAACTTGGTGTAGCTATTTTTTAGGCTCTTATGCAGCTAGTCTATGAGCAAGTAAGACAGGTACTGGAGACCTTTGCTTCAGCTGCCCAGGGCTTGCTTTGACTTATATTTAAGTTCAGGTgcaggaggaagaagatgaCCCATACATGTGTTAATGAGGTTCATTCCCTAAGGGGCCATGTGCTCTGGATTTCAGCAATAACAGCAGGATTTGGCAGGAAAAGGCATCTAGAAAGGCACAAAAATAGTTcataatagaaattaaaatgcagttgCTTTTGGTAAAGGTAAGCATGGTATCATTTCCACACTGGCTTACCTGGAGAGCATAGGAGATGGAGAAGCCAGCAGttcctgggctgagctgagtCCTGCTCATGGCTGCAAACAGGGCTGCAAACAGCACCACGCCATTGCCCAGGAACTCCAGGTTTGTAGCAAGCcacctgcaggaggaggggacagagctgttGCTGGGTGccctctccctttctcccaACACATGATTATTTTACAGAACACtagtggagctgctgggcagatTTGTACCTGTCAGCAACAGCTCCAGGGAAGCAAATTCGCTGGTTCTCATCCACTAGGAAATTGCTCTTTGAAATAAACCTCTGCTGGTCTTTGTGAGCACGGATCACACTGCTGCCTTGGAAAGTTTCTGAGATGTGGGAATAGATGGGTGACCTGCTGGCAGCCTCCATGTGCCTCAGCTGGCAGGAGGTGGTGACATAGAAGTGCTGGTACAAGGGGAGTGAAGGGAGAGTCATTAGAAGGCTCATGTCTCTATGGGGGTACTCCACAGGAAATCTGGGAAGTGCTATAGTACATTCTATCCTCATGTCACAAAACCTCATGTGCATGTAGGAGATGCCCCTAAAGATGAGGCAGTGTTCCTAGCTCTGTTATGTCCTGTCTTTATTAGGAATAACCCTGTGGCTGGGGCAAAGGAGCTGTGAACCCACAAAAGCTCTACACTCAgtttctcctgcagctgagccctgctcaaTGGAGAACAGAGACACAGTTGCCCTCTCCTAATGCTCAGTATTGGCTGGCTAACATGGATGTATTAAAAAGTAGTGTAggaattctgcagaaaatgaaaaatgcctTTGGTATTCATGTGATTTACACTAAAGGACAGGAGGAATAAAGCCCTAGGTAGGATTTGCTTTAGACATCAAAAATGCACGAGTCTCTTTGTGAGGTCTCTTGGGTCCTTTGGAAGGCTGAGGTGATGTGGGAAAGGGACTGACATTACTCTTGCCCAGATGCAACATGAGATGATGAAACTCATTTCTGCATGCCTTCACTGCTAAGAAATGGAAGCAGGCtttctgcagggacagggctgtgctgctgcagcctctcctgcatCTGTGAGCTCCTACCTGGAATGCTGCATAAAGAACAGTCAAGGGCACTATGGCCACTGCTGCCCATGGTGTAGCCACCACAATCACCAGGTAGATCTCCAGTAAGTTGAAGAAGAATCCCAGCACAGACTTGAGCTTGTCAGGGATGACAGAATCAACAGCATCCATGTCCCTGGAGAAGCGGTTCAGCAGGTGGCCAAGGGGTGTTTGCTCAAAGAAGAGCATTGGGGATCTCATgacactgctcagcagctgcaggaacagctggtgGGAGGCTAACACaccccccagcagcactgctgctgtgcaggcaaACCTGCCAAGGGCTGTAAGAGGAAAGAAATCATTATTACTGGGTCTGAACAAACCCACCTTGGAGTTCTCCTTTGCAAGACTGTGATTTCCACTTAGCCCTGTGAATGCTGCATCACTGTGCATTCAGGAAGGTGCAAGAGGATGAAACCTCTCTTCACAGGAATTAAACCAAGCCTCAGAGTTGCAGGGTAAGCTGCCCTTTCTGTAGGGTAGTTACAGAATGACCAAAGACCTTCTAAGCCAGCTTGATGGGGGGCATGGATTCAGGAACTTAAACATGCAGGACAAATTATTCATTCATCACAGAAGAAGCTTGACTTGGATAACTTTAAATTTctcagtgaatttttttctttttaaatagagTGACCAAAAGAATTGTGgccattttaaaagaaaaacataaagaaagGTAAAAGTTTACaagtttctcttcttttttgtGTGACCTAAGCCAAGAATTCATTCAGCATGGAGAAGAGCCTTGCACTTTGATATAATTTGAAAAACCTGCACTTTGATATAATTAATTTATGCtggatgaaaagagaaaaacttttAGGGTTGGGGCCAAAAGCCCAGGAAGCTGAAAGCCCAAGGGTATGCACTTGTTTATATTCTGAGAAAACATCCTGGATATGGGAAAGGGAGGTGGGAATAGAGAGAAGAATTAAGAGAGCAACTGAAACCAACCTTGAACCACTCCTAATGCAGCAAAGACTCCcactctgagctgtgtgtgctgctgtgtcccatTGAGCACAGGGTCCCCTGCCCAGAGGCTGAGCCAGTAGCCCCTGGAGAAGGCCATGGCCTGCTGGCACGTGAAGGACAGGATGGTGtacacacacagggctgggccTGCTGCCTGCAGGTAGGCTGCATACACCCCAGCACTGACCTGGAGACAGgaacatgggggaaaaaaagaggagagcttgttagcaaaaaaaaaaaaaaaaaaaaaaaaaagcagctctgaggcaAGGAATGATTTATTATGGCATTCCTGTTATATGCCACAGCCATAGCAACCATGTTgattcttgttttgttttcctcatggATGAATAATGAAGGCATACTTAAAGAAATCATTAATGAATGATTATTATCAGCTGATGAAGGTTATGCAATAGGCTCATGTTAATTCTGGAATGCATGTAAGGCTTGCTTTATGTCAGGCAGTGGTTTTCCTGTGTTGTTGGAGTGAGAGATGACTGTCATGCTCACACTGGCTGCTTGTGTGGGGGCCTGCTGATCAGGGGAGGTCAGGAGATCTcagcctggctggtgctgggcttccctaaagaaaaaagcttttggGGTTTCTGCCTTATTGCTCTCATTTCTTCTCAATATAACATGTCCTTGTTGCAGTTCCAGCTCAGCTGACTCCTGGCCCTGCTTTAGCTGAGGCAGGGAGCTGACCTGCCTGCCATGGGTGTGTTATCCCATGGAATGTGTCCTTGCCTCTGCAGGAAGGTGCTGTGCTTACCCTGCTGTGCTGACTTCTCTCTGCCTTGGTTAATCCTCCActggtggctgcagcactggtACAGTCTTGACTCACAGGAATGGTCTCCTTTCTCACAGCAGATTTTAGTGAATCACCACTtcatgaagaaaacaaaaatcctttcAGTTTTTAGCCACCCATTCATCCCCAAATCCATGCCTGTTTTGAGGGCTGCAGTTTTCAGGCTCCTCCAGAGTGACCCCAGGCATTGTCCATGTTTGTCACAGGGACTGGGCTCTGCCAAACCACTGAGGAGCAGAGGCTTAAAGCATTCAGTGTCTGAGGCTGGTTGGGGTGAGTCTGACCTACAGCCCCCCAGGGAAGTGATCACAACCAGATGGATCAGGAGCCTGTACCTGAGCTCTGTTCTGCCTCCTTGTGAAATGCAGAAGTGTCAGTCAACTTCCACATTCAGGAGCAGGTTTTTACCTATTCTTgagttttgcttgtttgctcTTGTTATTAATTTACAGATCAATCTCAAACCTGTATCATACTCAGTAAGAGCTTCCATGTAGGCTTGTATGGGCTTCTGGAGTAAATTCTTCAGTGTCTCAGACTGCTTTAGGCTTACCTGAGGGGTTTCTCCTGAGAGGGACCATTTCCAGTGGTGACAGTGCCTTTGGTGTCTCCCATTGCTgtgaaataatgtatttttttctaaatgctttAGAATCCTTTTTTTGTTCTATATAGCCTTTGAAAGACAGGTAATATGGAGggaagattaatttaaaaattgtttctaaAGGTAGAAATATCAAGGTGAGACTTGTAGATTAGCACATATAGTGGGTAAGACTTTACTGCATGATTATTGTCTACTCCTATGGAGTCAAGAACCAATTTTGAGGTGATGAGTCAGCTGATTTGACAGGAATATTTTTCCCCACACAAAACAACACCTTACTGTGATTGGATCTCTGCTTTAATGTCCATAATAAAACAGATATGATATGAAGGGAACAACTGACTGATAGACTTAGGAAGAATGATTCCAACCCACCTGGGTTACCTGGAGAACCAGCACATGGCTTCTCCTCTGCAGTAACGTGTGAGTGAAGAAATTCTGCAAAGGCCCCATTTTTCTCTAGAAGTTCTTGGTAGGAACCAGTTTCTGAGATCATTCCATCCACCAGAAAAACAATGTTGTCCACTTGAGGCAAAATGTTAATTGTGTGAGTCACCAGCACACGAGTCTGCTTAAATAAAGAGGGAACAGTTACAATTGTTCTTCTGTCAGTACTTCAGTATTTCAGGATCAAATTTAGTTCTCAAAAATTCATCAGCCTGAATGGAATTGAAGggaatttccttttatttacatttctgaaCATATTTGCACAGATAAATGGAAGAAAGGacaagaaaagtaatttttccctAGATAAATTGGAATATTCTGCATTTCTAATATACAATCAAACCCTTTGAGTACACCTTAAGTCTGATACATTCTTCTTAGCCAGCCATTCTGTTTCAATACAATAATTATATTCTGATACTTGCAACCAGTCCTCATGGAGAGAAAGGTATTTATAATCAGATATGCCTTTTTTAATTGGACTTTCTAATGAAAGAAATTGCCTGCTTCATGTTTTCCTTCCATAATGGGAAACTGAACCATGTATTTCTAGGCAATTTCTAGTCTGAATCCAATAGAGCTGCCCTAATATCCCTTCTCATGTAACCATGTTTATTATCTAGATTGCTTGACAGCAGAGGAATactaaggaaaaacaaaacataaccAATGTGAAAAGAATGGAGAAGAAGTGTTTAAGAACATTTGGGTGAACTGTAAAGGTGCTACTGAACTATTCAAAGGTAATGGGATCAGATATGGTGACAGAATTTGGAAGAGATCAGGCAACATTCTGGGGGCTCTGCTAATTAGAGACATTGTGCAATTATCTGCAGTTCAGGTTTATAGCACACCTTGTCTTTCAGTAGACCATTGGGTCCAAGAACATGTTCAAAGATGTGCTGCCCAACGTGGGCATCCACAGCTGCCAGGGGATCATCCAGCAGGTAAACTGAGGCCTTCTGGTACACGGCCCGAGCAAGGCTCACCCTCTGCTTCTGCCCTCCAGACAGGTTGATTCCCTGCAAAAGATACTGACCCTGTTCATTCCAAAGCTACAGCATATTTCCTAACTGCTGACTCTCTTTTGCACTGAGGCTTTATGACTTCCTCATTTTTAAACCAGTGtatctccctccctccctccaaacaGGGCTCTTGCAGAGTCTCTTGAACAACTACTGTCTCCTGCAAAAGAGCACCCAAGAATGACTggttaaattaaattaaaccatGGCCCAACTTCCCAGAAATTCCTGAGAACCTACCTCTTGTGAgttcagtttttttgttttcatcacaGCTCCCAAAGCTGTACTTATTCAGAGATAGATGTTTTAAGCAGGACACCTGAAGTTGTAGCTACTCAGGCAAAACATAAACCCAAGGCAGTACCTTTTCTCCTATTTCACTCTTCTGCCCTGCAGGGAAGGTCTCCAAATCAGGGTGCAGTGCACAAGCCTCTGTCACTCTACTGAACCATGTTTCATCCATCTTTTTCCCAAACAGAATGTTATCTTCCACTGAAGCATTTAGAACCCAAGCTTGCTGGGGGACATAAGCTGCAGTGCCCTACAAAAGTGGAAAAATGTTAGCAAACCTTTCCATGAGCTCAACTTGACACTGTGGGAGCCCATCTTTGAAGAAAAGCTCTCTCAGTTGTGGAAATCTGGAATGCTCATTGCCACTGACAGTTCTCAGGAGGCTTTGCAAACTGTTACTGCCTTACAGGGGAGTCAACAGAGGCACAAGTACAGGATGCAGTTTAGCAGGATGACACTTCAGCTCACTGTCAGAGGGGAAACAGAACTGCATCTCTGAAGTACTATTCCAGCTCCTATTCCCAAAGTTCAGGCTCATCTGAGAGGTCTGCATCACCTGCATGGAATTAAATGTGGGCTGATACACACAGCCTGTGTTCAGATTCAGCAGTAAGTGGGTTTTGCTCAGGTACCTGATGGTGTGCTAATACTTTACAGCTCCTGCAAACAGCCTAATTAGCAGCCAATCTGAGGGGACAATTCACCTTCAGGGTGACACAGCCGTCGGTGGCCTGCAGCTCGCCCAGCAGcgctgccagcagggaggacTTGCCAGCACCCACCTGCCCAACCACGGCCAGCAGAGAGCCCTGGGCCACGCTGAGGTCTATGCTGTGGGGAAAAGAGCAGCCTCTTACCACATTGTGCATGcactttctgaaaagaaaataactgtaaTAGTTATCAAAACTCCTGCTGTTGTTGTGTATGTATTAAGTAAACCCCCTAATTTCATCCCTTCAGACACCTCCAACCAGAGAGTCTTCATCCACATTCCCATCTCAGTTTATACCCAGATCCTCACTCTGGAGACAGGCTAACCCAAAGCACTGGATGTAGAACATTCCTGAATATCAcaatttttcaaagtttttcttttctaaaatatgtCATATATAATATCTTTATTTCATCTATTCCACTTTTTTGCTTTGAATCACTGTAATTTCATATTTGGAcaagaaaagtttaaaaagaaaacagtctCCGTATACTAAAGCAACATCCAGATACAGGCACCTTCCCATTTATGTGCTCCTCAACAGAACagcaaaattatgttttatcTGATTCTATAATTTTCAGACTTCAACACTGAAGATGAAGCAAACTTAGAAGCCTCTGGATATTCTGCCCTGGTTTCACTTAGGCCCTGAGGAATCAGTTTATCCAGCATCCACCCTGACCTACAGTACTGAGAGATGACTAAGGGTAAGTCTGTACCTTCTAAGACAAGGAGAAGTTTCTTTGCTCCAGCAAAAAGTTCCATTCCTTATGGTGATACTTGCCTGTACTAAAACATGAAGAGAAACAGATCACTCATAAATGCAAAGATAGCTACAGAAATGTCCCAATTTATGTGATTTTATGTTTCAGTGTGTATTTAAAATCAACCTTTATTATGAAAAGAAGGGGTAAATCACCAGATTAGATTTCATTGTTAGAAATAATGAGGCCAGAGAGATAAAGTGACAGTAAGgggcaaatatttttctcttgacTATGGTAGACACTCTGAGTAGAAGCTGAACAATGGAAACTCCTCCTCTTAGAAGATGAAAGTGCAAACATAAAAGCTCACCACAGGCAGAAGTGTTTTTGTTTGAGCTCTCAGGATCCAGTTCTTCCAGACTCAGAAAAGCTGCTAAGCGGTTTAAGGAAACCCTGGCCTGGAatgaagcagcacagagaagaaaataagatttagAGTAGAAAGGGAGCAAAAACCCAAAGTGAAGCTTGAAGACCCACTTAGAATGTTGACTAATGCTATGTGCAGATGATGCAGGCTTAGATGGCCAAGGGCAGCTCTTCCTCATGTTACCTGCCTGTATTTCTGCTTAGCTTAGAAAAACCTGCAGATCCTTCCCTGTGCTTCTGCCTCAGTGAAATTGGTACTTTTCCATCCAATTCTTCCTGCAAACTTTCCAGTGATTGCTTCTGTACATGAAAATTTGTGACAGTCTTGGAGCATAAGAGGGAAATGAATTTCCTAATTTCTTACTGAACaattaattgcttttctctctggctTGGACTAGCAGCATCTCCCCTATGGAGATTTTGCTCCACTTATCCTGACTTCTGTGAGTAGAAACAGAACTGGAAGCCCCTATGAGATCTAATGGTGCTTGTGCTGAACTACAAAAGACTT
Encoded here:
- the ABCC6 gene encoding ATP-binding cassette sub-family C member 6 isoform X4; amino-acid sequence: MGAGSALCGPRGGDWNQTWHANIPGLPWCFESPIIACIPCAYLWISFPFYYWYLRHRNKGYIRMSCIFKAKMVLGFILVILCFSDVFFVVWEKSQGIPRAPAFFISPAVLGITVVLALFLTQAERMMGIRTSGVLLIYWLLSFVAALVMLSSKIQHALEKGFLEDYFHHVTTYLYTGLVLGQLVLFCLVDHPPFFSKADNNPNQCPEASSSFLSKITYWWFSGLLWKGSQHALGVDDLWPVRKQDSSEEIVAWAEREWKKCHSRTQQKMESATFKKSQKTDTGIAEAEETEALLQSKPSQSGPLLRMFWSMFGTYFLLSTVCLVICDVFLFSTPRVLRLFLKFIEDQAAPSWLGYFYAFSMFLLGCLQTLFEQHYMYRCLVLGLRLRTALTGLVYKKILVMSNASRKEATTGEIVNLVSVDVQKLMDLIIYFNGTWLAPIRIIICFVFLWQLLGPSALTAIAVFLLLLPLNFVITKKRSQFQETQMKHKDERAKLTSAILSNIKVIKLYGWEKTFMEKVQEIRKQELQALKRSQILFSASLVSFHSSTFLVTFVMFAVYTLVDNTHVLDAEKAFVSLTLINILNTAHSFLPFSINAAVQARVSLNRLAAFLSLEELDPESSNKNTSACVQASITIRNGTFCWSKETSPCLRSIDLSVAQGSLLAVVGQVGAGKSSLLAALLGELQATDGCVTLKGTAAYVPQQAWVLNASVEDNILFGKKMDETWFSRVTEACALHPDLETFPAGQKSEIGEKGINLSGGQKQRVSLARAVYQKASVYLLDDPLAAVDAHVGQHIFEHVLGPNGLLKDKTRVLVTHTINILPQVDNIVFLVDGMISETGSYQELLEKNGAFAEFLHSHVTAEEKPCAGSPGNPAMGDTKGTVTTGNGPSQEKPLSGDSLKSAVRKETIPVSQDCTSAAATSGGLTKAERSQHSRVSAGVYAAYLQAAGPALCVYTILSFTCQQAMAFSRGYWLSLWAGDPVLNGTQQHTQLRVGVFAALGVVQALGRFACTAAVLLGGVLASHQLFLQLLSSVMRSPMLFFEQTPLGHLLNRFSRDMDAVDSVIPDKLKSVLGFFFNLLEIYLVIVVATPWAAVAIVPLTVLYAAFQHFYVTTSCQLRHMEAASRSPIYSHISETFQGSSVIRAHKDQQRFISKSNFLVDENQRICFPGAVADRWLATNLEFLGNGVVLFAALFAAMSRTQLSPGTAGFSISYALQITGVLNWMVRSWTEVENNIVSVERVREYLRTPKEAPGTLKSKLQGQVWPTEGRIEFRNYSLCYRPGLELALRGVTVSINGQEKIGITGRTGAGKSSLAVGLLRLVEAAEGAILIDGQDIAQLGLHDLRTKITVIPQDPVLFSGSLRMNLDPLNQYTDADIWTALELTQLKNFVADLPEQLEYECTDQGENLSTGQKQLVCLARALLRKAKILILDEATAAVDLDTDVQIQSMLRAQFRASTVLTIAHRDFSLGKWPGSRI
- the ABCC6 gene encoding ATP-binding cassette sub-family C member 6 isoform X2, translating into MGAGSALCGPRGGDWNQTWHANIPGLPWCFESPIIACIPCAYLWISFPFYYWYLRHRNKGYIRMSCIFKAKMVLGFILVILCFSDVFFVVWEKSQGIPRAPAFFISPAVLGITVVLALFLTQAERMMGIRTSGVLLIYWLLSFVAALVMLSSKIQHALEKGFLEDYFHHVTTYLYTGLVLGQLVLFCLVDHPPFFSKADNNPNQCPEASSSFLSKITYWWFSGLLWKGSQHALGVDDLWPVRKQDSSEEIVAWAEREWKKCHSRTQQKMESATFKKSQKTDTGIAEAEETEALLQSKPSQSGPLLRMFWSMFGTYFLLSTVCLVICDVFLFSTPRVLRLFLKFIEDQAAPSWLGYFYAFSMFLLGCLQTLFEQHYMYRCLVLGLRLRTALTGLVYKKILVMSNASRKEATTGEIVNLVSVDVQKLMDLIIYFNGTWLAPIRIIICFVFLWQLLGPSALTAIAVFLLLLPLNFVITKKRSQFQETQMKHKDERAKLTSAILSNIKVIKLYGWEKTFMEKVQEIRKQELQALKRSQILFSASLVSFHSSTFLVTFVMFAVYTLVDNTHVLDAEKAFVSLTLINILNTAHSFLPFSINAAVQARVSLNRLAAFLSLEELDPESSNKNTSACVQASITIRNGTFCWSKETSPCLRSIDLSVAQGSLLAVVGQVGAGKSSLLAALLGELQATDGCVTLKGTAAYVPQQAWVLNASVEDNILFGKKMDETWFSRVTEACALHPDLETFPAGQKSEIGEKKQRVSLARAVYQKASVYLLDDPLAAVDAHVGQHIFEHVLGPNGLLKDKTRVLVTHTINILPQVDNIVFLVDGMISETGSYQELLEKNGAFAEFLHSHVTAEEKPCAGSPGNPAMGDTKGTVTTGNGPSQEKPLSGDSLKSAVRKETIPVSQDCTSAAATSGGLTKAERSQHSRVSAGVYAAYLQAAGPALCVYTILSFTCQQAMAFSRGYWLSLWAGDPVLNGTQQHTQLRVGVFAALGVVQALGRFACTAAVLLGGVLASHQLFLQLLSSVMRSPMLFFEQTPLGHLLNRFSRDMDAVDSVIPDKLKSVLGFFFNLLEIYLVIVVATPWAAVAIVPLTVLYAAFQHFYVTTSCQLRHMEAASRSPIYSHISETFQGSSVIRAHKDQQRFISKSNFLVDENQRICFPGAVADRWLATNLEFLGNGVVLFAALFAAMSRTQLSPGTAGFSISYALQITGVLNWMVRSWTEVENNIVSVERVREYLRTPKEAPGTLKSKLQGQVWPTEGRIEFRNYSLCYRPGLELALRGVTVSINGQEKIGITGRTGAGKSSLAVGLLRLVEAAEGAILIDGQDIAQLGLHDLRTKITVIPQDPVLFSGSLRMNLDPLNQYTDADIWTALELTQLKNFVADLPEQLEYECTDQGENLSTGQKQLVCLARALLRKAKILILDEATAAVDLDTDVQIQSMLRAQFRASTVLTIAHRVSSVLDCDRILVLENGRVAEFDTPEHLIAQKGLFYRLMEESGLA
- the ABCC6 gene encoding ATP-binding cassette sub-family C member 6 isoform X6, yielding MGAGSALCGPRGGDWNQTWHANIPGLPWCFESPIIACIPCAYLWISFPFYYWYLRHRNKGYIRMSCIFKAKMVLGFILVILCFSDVFFVVWEKSQGIPRAPAFFISPAVLGITVVLALFLTQAERMMGIRTSGVLLIYWLLSFVAALVMLSSKIQHALEKGFLEDYFHHVTTYLYTGLVLGQLVLFCLVDHPPFFSKADNNPNQCPEASSSFLSKITYWWFSGLLWKGSQHALGVDDLWPVRKQDSSEEIVAWAEREWKKCHSRTQQKMESATFKKSQKTDTGIAEAEETEALLQSKPSQSGPLLRMFWSMFGTYFLLSTVCLVICDVFLFSTPRVLRLFLKFIEDQAAPSWLGYFYAFSMFLLGCLQTLFEQHYMYRCLVLGLRLRTALTGLVYKKILVMSNASRKEATTGEIVNLVSVDVQKLMDLIIYFNGTWLAPIRIIICFVFLWQLLGPSALTAIAVFLLLLPLNFVITKKRSQFQETQMKHKDERAKLTSAILSNIKVIKLYGWEKTFMEKVQEIRKQELQALKRSQILFSASLVSFHSSTFLVTFVMFAVYTLVDNTHVLDAEKAFVSLTLINILNTAHSFLPFSINAAVQARVSLNRLAAFLSLEELDPESSNKNTSACVQASITIRNGTFCWSKETSPCLRSIDLSVAQGSLLAVVGQVGAGKSSLLAALLGELQATDGCVTLKGTAAYVPQQAWVLNASVEDNILFGKKMDETWFSRVTEACALHPDLETFPAGQKSEIGEKGINLSGGQKQRVSLARAVYQKASVYLLDDPLAAVDAHVGQHIFEHVLGPNGLLKDKTRVLVTHTINILPQVDNIVFLVDGMISETGSYQELLEKNGAFAEFLHSHVTAEEKPCAGSPGNPAMGDTKGTVTTGNGPSQEKPLSGDSLKSAVRKETIPVSQDCTSAAATSGGLTKAERSQHSRVSAGVYAAYLQAAGPALCVYTILSFTCQQAMAFSRGYWLSLWAGDPVLNGTQQHTQLRVGVFAALGVVQALGRFACTAAVLLGGVLASHQLFLQLLSSVMRSPMLFFEQTPLGHLLNRFSRDMDAVDSVIPDKLKSVLGFFFNLLEIYLVIVVATPWAAVAIVPLTVLYAAFQHFYVTTSCQLRHMEAASRSPIYSHISETFQGSSVIRAHKDQQRFISKSNFLVDENQRICFPGAVADRWLATNLEFLGNGVVLFAALFAAMSRTQLSPGTAGFSISYALQMPFPAKSCCYC